A genomic window from Gemmatimonadota bacterium includes:
- a CDS encoding VWA domain-containing protein, giving the protein MIEAESEGIDACRDHISMTRFGRTVRELHMDQERKRPKLLDGPRAIQRATEASGNALDRRQHSMDLLKEYGLGRKKQGRVVIAIDCSGSMLGSNKLAQAKDGASRFAAEAFGKGYVVGLVSFSSDAELRMSCTRDQADFNRATQLLAIEGSTNMFRALEVASSELTERRDVRAIVIATDGYPDHDIRQATLDRADLLKKEGVEIIAVGTVDADHGFLKQLASRDTLAEIVGNKELGAGITRAANLLPSVGNSPAR; this is encoded by the coding sequence TTGATCGAAGCCGAGAGCGAGGGCATCGACGCTTGCCGGGATCACATCAGCATGACCCGCTTCGGCAGAACCGTGAGGGAGTTGCACATGGATCAGGAAAGGAAACGGCCGAAGCTGCTCGACGGCCCTCGCGCCATCCAGAGAGCGACAGAGGCGAGTGGCAACGCACTGGACCGTCGCCAGCATTCGATGGACCTGCTCAAGGAATACGGGCTCGGCCGCAAGAAGCAGGGGCGCGTCGTGATTGCCATCGACTGCTCCGGCAGCATGCTGGGATCGAACAAGCTCGCACAAGCCAAAGACGGCGCTTCCCGATTTGCCGCGGAAGCGTTTGGTAAAGGATACGTGGTGGGGTTGGTCAGCTTCAGCTCGGACGCTGAACTTCGAATGTCCTGCACACGAGATCAGGCAGACTTCAATCGCGCCACGCAACTGCTCGCGATCGAAGGTTCGACGAACATGTTCCGCGCTCTTGAGGTCGCGTCATCCGAGTTGACAGAGCGTCGGGACGTCCGTGCGATCGTGATCGCCACAGACGGGTACCCAGACCACGATATCCGTCAGGCAACGCTCGATCGAGCAGACCTTCTCAAGAAAGAAGGTGTCGAGATTATCGCAGTTGGTACCGTCGACGCGGACCACGGCTTCCTCAAACAACTCGCATCGCGTGACACTCTCGCGGAGATCGTCGGAAACAAGGAACTCGGCGCGGGCATCACCCGAGCGGCGAACCTCCTCCCGTCGGTCGGGAACTCTCCCGCGCGTTAG
- a CDS encoding DnaJ domain-containing protein yields the protein MLELSPDSSEELAARTWRKLISQWHPDRHPPERRAEAERRTMEINEAYTALRRLWTKTQSA from the coding sequence GTGCTAGAGCTATCTCCGGATTCATCAGAAGAACTCGCGGCGCGGACGTGGCGCAAACTAATCAGCCAGTGGCACCCCGATCGCCATCCGCCCGAGCGCCGCGCAGAAGCCGAGCGACGCACAATGGAGATCAACGAGGCCTACACAGCGCTTCGTCGTTTATGGACCAAGACACAATCTGCCTAG
- a CDS encoding macro domain-containing protein, producing the protein MKLSELSAEGTRRGYCTAIISDITTLSVDAIVNAANSSLAPGGGVCGAIHATAGSQLATACAHEAPCPEGEARLTAGFLLPAKYVIHAVGPRWKGGSHGEPALLASAYRAAFSLARTHGIKSIAFPAISAGIFGYPLQQATDIAVAEASAALTRGDVERVVFACFSHEVLAAYESAGVVVKP; encoded by the coding sequence ATGAAGCTGTCGGAACTGAGCGCCGAAGGCACGCGTCGTGGTTATTGCACCGCGATCATTTCTGACATCACCACACTATCCGTCGACGCGATCGTCAACGCCGCCAACTCGTCGCTTGCGCCAGGCGGGGGTGTCTGCGGTGCGATTCATGCCACCGCGGGTTCGCAGCTAGCAACGGCCTGCGCCCACGAGGCACCGTGTCCCGAAGGAGAAGCCCGGCTAACGGCAGGCTTTCTGCTGCCGGCGAAGTACGTCATCCACGCCGTCGGCCCTCGCTGGAAGGGCGGCAGTCACGGTGAACCTGCGCTTCTCGCAAGTGCCTATCGAGCCGCCTTCTCGCTCGCCCGCACCCACGGCATCAAGAGCATCGCGTTCCCCGCGATTTCCGCCGGCATCTTTGGTTACCCGCTGCAACAGGCCACCGATATCGCTGTGGCCGAGGCCAGCGCCGCGCTGACGCGAGGCGATGTGGAACGAGTGGTCTTCGCGTGCTTCTCGCACGAGGTGCTTGCCGCGTACGAGTCGGCGGGAGTGGTGGTCAAGCCCTAG